A stretch of the Teretinema zuelzerae genome encodes the following:
- a CDS encoding MotA/TolQ/ExbB proton channel family protein, with protein sequence MTEEWSLIHLFNLGGAFMWPLLAFSVATIALVIERIAYLLYHSLNVSRLRDEVSSLIREGKRSEALALLQNAPRKLTCASIFLALVSNAKHGEARMEKAAEAEARERIRRLENGFNYLTALASLAPLTGFLGTVSGMIGAFKSIASATEVNAQLVANGIYEALITTVFGLCIAILALVAYNLLIQRVDTFAADIVKSISDLTSDLLEHADGEGRGE encoded by the coding sequence ATGACCGAAGAATGGAGCCTTATTCACCTGTTCAACCTCGGAGGGGCCTTTATGTGGCCGCTGCTCGCCTTTTCCGTCGCGACAATCGCGCTCGTGATCGAGCGCATCGCGTACCTGCTGTACCACAGCCTGAACGTTTCCAGGCTGAGAGACGAAGTTTCTTCGCTGATACGCGAGGGAAAAAGAAGCGAGGCTCTCGCGCTTTTGCAGAACGCGCCGCGCAAACTCACCTGCGCCTCTATCTTCCTGGCCCTCGTGTCGAACGCGAAGCACGGCGAAGCGCGAATGGAAAAAGCCGCGGAGGCCGAGGCGCGCGAACGCATACGCCGGCTTGAAAACGGATTCAATTATCTGACGGCCCTCGCCTCGCTCGCGCCTCTGACGGGATTCCTGGGAACGGTCTCCGGCATGATCGGCGCCTTCAAGTCGATCGCGAGCGCGACCGAAGTGAACGCCCAGCTCGTCGCTAACGGAATCTACGAGGCGCTGATCACGACCGTATTCGGCCTGTGCATCGCGATTCTCGCCCTTGTGGCGTACAATCTGCTCATCCAGCGGGTGGACACCTTCGCCGCCGATATCGTGAAATCGATCAGCGATCTCACCAGCGATCTCCTCGAGCATGCGGACGGGGAAGGAAGAGGGGAATGA
- a CDS encoding biopolymer transporter ExbD, which yields MIRLPERRKIDDPGSSGALNDLSFILIIFFIVIAGFNINKGFLLTLPDAERPRIVQTDDLVKCRIDAAGTISIDGNALSVEKLENLLVEKKAKWPNMTFLLIIDEDCAWEHVVRVIHEVRKLRIENFSFKMDGERR from the coding sequence ATGATCCGTCTTCCGGAACGGCGAAAAATCGACGACCCCGGCTCTTCCGGAGCGCTGAACGATCTTTCGTTTATACTGATCATCTTTTTCATCGTCATCGCGGGATTCAACATCAACAAGGGATTCCTGCTGACGCTCCCGGACGCCGAGCGGCCGAGAATCGTGCAAACCGACGATCTGGTCAAATGCAGGATCGACGCGGCCGGCACGATTTCGATCGACGGAAACGCGCTGAGCGTTGAAAAGCTCGAGAACCTGCTTGTCGAAAAAAAAGCGAAGTGGCCGAACATGACCTTTCTCCTGATCATAGACGAGGATTGCGCATGGGAGCACGTCGTACGGGTGATCCATGAAGTTCGGAAGCTCAGGATAGAAAATTTCAGCTTTAAAATGGACGGAGAACGCAGATGA
- a CDS encoding ExbD/TolR family protein, giving the protein MIDLKRRNRRPLIAMSSMSDIGFLLLIFIMLISLINQRYEEPIEYPEAKLLEKTQEKDNLEIWIEAGGAVSVEGNRVTGEQLEHIIAQSLAETPGIRVHVIADKNAPYRHIDSVVKVLQKLQHRVVSFVVKEEL; this is encoded by the coding sequence ATGATAGACCTGAAAAGACGAAACCGCAGGCCGCTCATCGCCATGTCTTCGATGTCGGACATCGGATTCCTGCTGCTCATCTTCATCATGCTGATTTCGCTCATTAATCAGCGCTATGAAGAACCGATCGAATATCCTGAAGCGAAGCTTCTGGAAAAAACCCAGGAAAAGGATAATCTGGAAATCTGGATCGAAGCGGGCGGAGCAGTCTCGGTGGAAGGAAATCGGGTCACGGGCGAACAGCTTGAACACATTATCGCGCAGTCCCTTGCGGAAACGCCGGGGATACGGGTGCACGTCATCGCGGATAAAAACGCGCCGTACCGACACATCGATTCGGTCGTAAAGGTATTGCAGAAACTCCAGCACCGCGTCGTCAGTTTCGTCGTGAAGGAGGAACTGTGA
- a CDS encoding energy transducer TonB — protein MNREWIIRHRMPVFLAAAVTLHALAFLLIRFAIPAAVAEEEPEYAVLKLVDVEEFRPPPPPKEETVMLYQRPEASEEIVETAKAVIETDDKAYDIVDAQPEIDYLPQHKISQIPEVPSREVLAKIVYPPIALRQKIEAVVYLELFIDQTGKIRKVQILKDPGNGFAEAAVAALEGVVCKPAAANGVPVAVRFRYPVRFALN, from the coding sequence GTGAACAGGGAATGGATTATCCGACACCGCATGCCGGTGTTCCTCGCCGCGGCGGTCACGCTGCACGCGCTCGCGTTTCTTTTGATACGGTTCGCGATTCCCGCCGCCGTTGCCGAGGAAGAGCCGGAATACGCAGTGCTCAAGCTCGTCGATGTGGAGGAATTCAGGCCCCCTCCCCCGCCGAAGGAAGAAACGGTCATGCTCTACCAGAGGCCGGAAGCCTCGGAAGAAATAGTGGAAACGGCGAAGGCGGTCATTGAAACGGACGACAAGGCATACGACATCGTGGATGCCCAGCCGGAAATCGACTATCTGCCGCAGCACAAGATTTCGCAAATCCCTGAAGTGCCCTCGCGCGAGGTGCTTGCAAAAATCGTGTACCCCCCGATCGCGCTCAGGCAGAAAATCGAGGCCGTCGTGTATCTGGAGCTGTTCATAGATCAGACGGGCAAGATACGGAAAGTGCAGATTTTAAAGGATCCCGGCAACGGATTCGCGGAAGCGGCGGTCGCCGCCCTGGAAGGGGTTGTTTGCAAACCGGCGGCGGCGAACGGGGTGCCGGTCGCCGTGCGGTTCAGGTACCCGGTTCGCTTCGCCTTGAACTGA
- a CDS encoding AMP-binding protein: MQTIDDLGTYTFPAMLANSLKKFADRPALGFVSGDCITYAEFGARVEETRALLYRLGVEKGDRVVILSTSAPNWGVSYFAIVTMGAIAVPLLPDFSQKEIETCIKHSGASILIGSARLLEKVPDPASLGINRILRIEDFSLSLGAETRTGTPGEIRIEEEDTASIIYTSGTTGRSKGVELSHKNLVFTAIGGQFFQRINKIDVALSFLPLSHVYEFTIGFLMFFLNGACVRYLEKAPTVSTLLPALKKVRPTLILSVPIIMEKIYKNKIVPTFTSKPAVAKLYAKPFFRKILHRIAGKSLKKTFGGRIKFFGIGGSKVDPVVETFLKEAKFPYAIGYGLTETAPLLAGSGPKITVPGSVGPAMPGIELKLLDPDPETGIGEVVVKGPNVMKGYYKDPEMTASVFTDDGWFRTGDLGVMDKKGVRLSLKGRSKNMILGSSGENIYPEDIEFVLNQHPFVADSLVVEGDNSSLVAIVQLDEEKLAADIAAKAAQGVISQGDASANSGFVEQARQMGAQMGEAVSAAANDAGRALAYRREQILNEIKFFVNQNVNKISRIDRVEFIDKFEKTASQKIKRYLYNFKKSMHIGSKS; the protein is encoded by the coding sequence ATGCAAACTATCGACGACCTTGGAACTTATACCTTTCCGGCCATGCTGGCCAACAGCCTTAAAAAATTCGCTGATCGTCCCGCGCTCGGATTCGTTTCCGGCGACTGCATCACCTACGCAGAATTCGGCGCAAGAGTTGAGGAAACCCGCGCCCTGCTCTACAGGCTCGGAGTGGAAAAAGGCGACCGCGTCGTCATTCTGAGCACCAGCGCGCCGAACTGGGGCGTCAGCTATTTCGCCATCGTCACAATGGGCGCGATCGCCGTGCCCCTTCTGCCGGACTTCAGCCAAAAAGAAATCGAAACCTGCATCAAGCACTCCGGCGCCTCGATCCTCATCGGTTCGGCCCGCCTTCTGGAGAAGGTTCCCGATCCCGCATCTCTCGGCATAAACCGCATCCTCAGAATCGAGGATTTCTCACTCTCTCTCGGAGCCGAAACCCGCACCGGAACGCCGGGGGAAATCCGCATCGAAGAAGAGGACACCGCGTCCATTATTTACACCTCAGGAACCACCGGCCGCTCCAAGGGCGTCGAGCTCAGCCATAAAAACCTCGTATTCACCGCGATCGGCGGACAATTCTTCCAGCGCATCAACAAAATCGACGTCGCCCTGTCCTTTCTGCCGCTCTCCCACGTCTACGAGTTCACTATCGGCTTCCTGATGTTCTTCCTCAACGGAGCCTGCGTCCGCTATCTGGAAAAAGCGCCGACCGTCAGCACCCTCCTGCCTGCCCTGAAAAAGGTCCGGCCGACCCTCATTTTGAGCGTGCCCATCATCATGGAAAAAATCTACAAAAATAAGATCGTTCCCACCTTCACTTCCAAACCAGCTGTCGCGAAGTTGTACGCCAAGCCGTTTTTTCGCAAAATTTTGCACCGGATCGCGGGAAAGTCCCTGAAAAAAACATTCGGCGGGCGGATCAAGTTCTTCGGCATCGGCGGCTCGAAAGTAGATCCTGTCGTCGAAACATTCCTGAAGGAAGCGAAGTTCCCCTACGCGATCGGCTACGGATTGACCGAAACCGCTCCGCTGTTAGCCGGCTCCGGCCCGAAGATCACCGTTCCCGGCTCAGTCGGTCCTGCAATGCCCGGAATCGAATTGAAGCTCCTCGATCCCGATCCCGAAACCGGAATCGGAGAAGTCGTCGTGAAGGGTCCGAACGTCATGAAGGGCTATTACAAGGATCCTGAAATGACCGCTTCCGTTTTCACCGACGACGGATGGTTCCGCACCGGAGACCTCGGCGTCATGGATAAAAAGGGCGTGCGGCTGTCGCTGAAGGGAAGATCCAAGAACATGATTCTCGGCTCGTCCGGGGAAAACATCTATCCCGAGGATATCGAGTTCGTGCTCAACCAGCATCCCTTCGTCGCGGACTCTCTCGTCGTGGAAGGAGACAACTCCTCCCTCGTCGCGATCGTCCAGCTCGACGAGGAGAAACTCGCCGCCGACATCGCGGCGAAGGCCGCCCAGGGAGTTATCTCTCAGGGCGATGCTTCCGCGAATTCCGGTTTTGTCGAACAGGCTCGACAGATGGGCGCCCAGATGGGAGAAGCCGTATCCGCCGCCGCGAACGACGCCGGCAGGGCTCTCGCGTATCGAAGAGAGCAGATTCTGAACGAGATCAAGTTCTTCGTGAACCAGAACGTCAACAAGATTTCCCGCATCGACCGGGTCGAGTTCATCGACAAGTTCGAAAAAACCGCGAGCCAGAAAATCAAGCGCTACCTTTACAACTTCAAAAAGAGCATGCACATCGGCTCGAAATCGTAA
- a CDS encoding adenylosuccinate synthetase, whose translation MNVVVIGAQWGDEGKGKIVDYLADESQCIVRFSGGANAGHTIVSDGVQYALHLVPSGILHPQNTVYLGAGMVIDPDALFAELAMLTEKGISWEGRVFISDRAHIVLPRYRALDKQRDAARKRPIGTTGRGIGTTYAMKSERDGIRLADLTWKEKMADLEAEDREFLAPFIDRLLVMKVNLTSELWKARGKKVLFEGAQGALLDLDLGTYPYVSSGFSSSAGAAIGGCVGPRSIDKVLGVFKAYSTRVGNGPMPTEFDAESQSELYNYVRETGREYGVTTGRPRRCGYLDLVALRYACQSNSIDDLVLTHLDVYDTLSDIEACVAYDINGKITEDFPASIEELNAAKPVLKHFKGWKTCLKECRSYDALPSEAKSYVDFIEEYTSTKVGIISVGYDRKDTFIRDTVW comes from the coding sequence ATGAACGTAGTCGTTATCGGGGCCCAGTGGGGCGATGAGGGAAAGGGAAAGATTGTCGATTATTTGGCAGACGAATCCCAGTGTATCGTGCGTTTTTCCGGCGGAGCGAACGCCGGGCACACGATTGTGTCCGATGGAGTACAGTATGCTCTCCACCTGGTTCCCTCGGGAATCCTCCACCCCCAGAACACGGTGTATCTGGGCGCGGGCATGGTGATCGATCCGGACGCTCTGTTCGCCGAACTTGCGATGCTCACTGAAAAGGGCATTTCCTGGGAAGGCAGGGTGTTCATTTCCGACCGGGCTCACATTGTGCTGCCCCGATACCGCGCGCTCGATAAACAGCGCGACGCCGCGAGAAAGCGCCCCATCGGAACCACCGGCCGGGGCATCGGCACCACCTACGCCATGAAGAGCGAACGCGACGGAATCCGTCTCGCCGACCTTACCTGGAAGGAAAAAATGGCCGATCTGGAAGCGGAAGACCGCGAATTCCTCGCTCCCTTCATCGACCGCCTTCTCGTTATGAAAGTGAACCTTACAAGCGAACTGTGGAAGGCTCGCGGCAAGAAGGTCCTCTTCGAAGGCGCCCAGGGGGCTCTTCTCGATCTCGACCTGGGAACCTATCCCTACGTTTCCTCCGGCTTCTCCTCCTCGGCAGGAGCGGCGATCGGCGGCTGCGTCGGTCCCAGATCCATCGATAAGGTTCTCGGCGTTTTCAAGGCCTACTCGACCAGGGTCGGAAACGGCCCGATGCCCACCGAATTCGACGCTGAAAGCCAGAGCGAATTGTACAACTACGTGCGCGAAACAGGCCGGGAATACGGCGTGACCACCGGGCGCCCCCGCAGATGCGGATACCTCGACCTGGTCGCCCTCCGCTATGCTTGCCAGTCGAACTCGATCGACGATCTGGTTCTCACCCACCTCGACGTCTACGACACGCTTTCGGACATCGAAGCATGCGTTGCCTACGACATCAACGGAAAAATCACCGAGGATTTCCCGGCCTCTATCGAAGAACTGAACGCGGCCAAGCCGGTGCTCAAGCATTTCAAGGGCTGGAAAACCTGCCTCAAGGAATGCCGCTCCTACGACGCCCTTCCTTCGGAAGCGAAATCCTATGTGGATTTCATCGAAGAATACACTTCGACCAAGGTCGGCATCATATCCGTCGGCTACGACCGAAAGGACACCTTCATCAGAGATACCGTCTGGTAA
- the guaB gene encoding IMP dehydrogenase — translation MIEMKETLSYDDVLLVPGYSEVLPRETDVSTFLVRDVRLNVPVISAAMDTVTEEKMAVALALEGAAGVIHRNLPPPVQAEQVSNAKRYLNWVIESPVTVEDDRTIGDVKQIMHRYNVSGLPVITREGRLVGIITGRDLRFCRDDSLFVRDVMTKDIVVTEGKPSTEDARQKFDKHRIEKLPVIDGEGHLTGLITVKDMEKQEMFPHASRDAKGRLIVGAAISNNDWSVRIPLLLESHVDFVVLDTAHGDSKGVIEAVREIKKKYPDLPVIGGNVATAAGTRHLIEAGADAVKVGVGPGSICTTRIVSGVGAAQFSAVCDCAEEASKSNIPVIADGGIKFSGDIAKALGAGANAVMIGNLFAGLKEAPGREIIFDGRIYKEYRGMGSLGAIKDGSGDRYGIAKDESPVPEGIEGRVPYKGELKSFLHQMVSGLRKGMGYCGCKTVEELKNYRKFVRITSSGLRESHAHDVTITQEAPNYSRF, via the coding sequence ATGATTGAAATGAAGGAAACCCTTTCCTATGACGACGTTCTGCTGGTTCCCGGTTATTCGGAGGTTCTGCCCCGCGAAACCGATGTGAGCACCTTTCTTGTCCGCGACGTGCGGCTGAACGTTCCGGTTATCTCCGCCGCCATGGATACCGTCACCGAAGAAAAAATGGCCGTCGCCCTCGCCCTCGAGGGAGCCGCCGGCGTCATCCACCGGAATCTTCCTCCTCCCGTCCAGGCCGAGCAGGTTTCGAACGCGAAGCGCTACCTCAACTGGGTGATCGAGTCTCCCGTCACCGTGGAAGACGACCGGACCATCGGAGACGTGAAGCAGATCATGCATCGCTACAACGTATCCGGCCTTCCCGTCATCACCCGCGAAGGACGCCTTGTCGGAATCATCACCGGCCGCGACCTCCGCTTCTGCCGCGACGATTCCCTGTTCGTCCGCGACGTGATGACGAAGGACATCGTCGTTACCGAGGGCAAGCCCTCCACCGAAGACGCCCGCCAAAAGTTCGACAAGCACCGCATCGAAAAGCTTCCCGTCATCGACGGTGAAGGCCACCTTACCGGCTTGATCACCGTGAAGGACATGGAAAAGCAGGAGATGTTCCCCCACGCCTCCCGCGACGCGAAGGGCCGCCTGATCGTAGGAGCGGCGATCAGCAATAACGACTGGTCTGTCCGCATCCCCCTGCTTCTGGAATCCCATGTAGACTTCGTCGTCCTCGACACCGCCCACGGCGACTCCAAGGGCGTCATCGAAGCGGTGCGCGAAATCAAGAAGAAATATCCCGATCTTCCGGTCATCGGAGGCAACGTCGCGACGGCGGCCGGAACCCGGCACCTGATCGAAGCAGGAGCGGACGCCGTAAAAGTCGGCGTCGGACCGGGATCCATCTGCACCACCCGCATCGTCTCCGGCGTGGGAGCCGCGCAATTCTCGGCGGTCTGCGATTGCGCCGAGGAAGCGTCCAAATCGAATATTCCGGTCATCGCCGACGGCGGCATCAAATTCTCCGGCGACATCGCCAAGGCGCTCGGCGCCGGAGCGAACGCGGTCATGATCGGCAACCTTTTCGCCGGCCTCAAGGAAGCTCCCGGCCGCGAAATCATCTTCGACGGACGAATTTACAAAGAATATCGCGGCATGGGATCGCTCGGCGCCATCAAGGACGGTTCGGGAGACCGTTACGGTATCGCGAAGGACGAATCCCCCGTGCCGGAAGGCATCGAGGGCAGGGTTCCCTACAAGGGCGAGCTTAAGAGCTTCCTCCATCAGATGGTTTCCGGCCTCAGAAAGGGCATGGGTTATTGCGGCTGCAAAACTGTAGAGGAATTGAAGAATTATCGGAAATTTGTTAGGATCACCTCGTCGGGTCTTCGGGAAAGCCATGCGCACGATGTCACCATCACGCAAGAGGCTCCGAACTATTCACGGTTTTAA
- a CDS encoding lyase family protein, with protein METRNIFLNISPLDHRYSLSESAVFDRLSSHISEQASIVSCARAEIALVKAHLSVRGGLTAEMEKKLDEVALTIDPSRVYEEEEKTRHNIRALVNVLKEMVPEEVAPLVHLGATSVDILDTALSVRMRDCVRDAVLPELRALETKLCEIASREAATPQVGRTHGQHAVPITFGFAMAEYASRLGKSILEIETRAEGLAGKLAGAVGAYNATSMIVRDPEDLEKRYLGYLGLVPSEHSTQLVEPEYLLRLLLECNVAFGIIANLADDLRNLQRSEVGEVFEYFSSTQVGSSTMPQKRNPWNSEHVKSLWKAFAPRVMTFFMDQISEHQRDLSNSASQRFMADYIAGFTLAVSRMKSVVSGLQADRDGMARNLANAGGKVKGGVLAEPAYILLAETGVSDGHEVIRKITLDAETNSISFYEALKKNPDAFGRISGQLQKLGIADPAGFFENPERYRGLAAEKAARIAEKYAALMKSAEKKN; from the coding sequence ATGGAAACACGTAATATTTTTCTGAACATTTCCCCCCTGGATCATCGTTATTCCCTCTCCGAATCTGCGGTCTTCGACCGGCTGTCCTCGCATATTTCGGAACAGGCATCGATCGTCTCCTGTGCGCGCGCGGAGATAGCCCTTGTAAAGGCTCATCTTTCGGTTCGCGGCGGCTTGACGGCCGAGATGGAAAAAAAGCTCGACGAAGTAGCGCTTACCATCGATCCGTCACGGGTATACGAAGAAGAAGAAAAAACCCGCCACAACATACGGGCTCTCGTGAATGTCCTCAAGGAGATGGTTCCCGAGGAAGTCGCCCCCCTCGTGCATCTCGGCGCGACGAGCGTAGACATCCTCGACACCGCCCTTTCCGTCCGCATGCGCGACTGCGTGCGCGACGCCGTTCTCCCCGAACTGCGCGCCCTTGAAACCAAACTCTGCGAAATCGCTTCCCGCGAAGCCGCTACCCCCCAGGTCGGACGAACCCACGGCCAGCACGCCGTTCCCATAACCTTCGGCTTCGCCATGGCCGAATACGCGAGCCGCCTCGGAAAATCGATACTCGAAATTGAAACGCGGGCAGAAGGCCTTGCCGGAAAGCTCGCAGGAGCGGTCGGCGCCTACAACGCGACGAGCATGATCGTACGCGATCCGGAAGATCTGGAAAAACGCTATCTCGGCTACCTCGGCCTCGTCCCTTCCGAGCATTCGACCCAGCTCGTCGAGCCGGAATACCTGCTCCGCCTTCTTCTCGAATGCAACGTAGCCTTCGGAATCATCGCGAATCTTGCGGACGATCTGCGGAATTTGCAGCGATCCGAGGTCGGCGAAGTATTCGAGTATTTCAGCTCCACCCAGGTCGGCTCCTCCACGATGCCCCAGAAACGCAACCCCTGGAATTCAGAACACGTCAAAAGCCTGTGGAAGGCCTTCGCTCCCCGCGTCATGACCTTCTTCATGGATCAGATCTCCGAGCACCAGCGGGATCTTTCGAACTCCGCGAGCCAGCGGTTCATGGCGGATTACATCGCAGGCTTCACTCTCGCCGTTTCCCGCATGAAAAGCGTGGTTTCCGGCCTTCAGGCGGACCGCGACGGCATGGCGCGCAATTTGGCGAACGCCGGCGGAAAGGTGAAAGGCGGAGTCCTTGCCGAGCCCGCCTACATTCTCCTCGCCGAAACCGGCGTCTCCGACGGCCATGAAGTGATCCGCAAAATCACCCTCGACGCGGAAACCAATTCCATTTCATTTTACGAAGCGCTTAAAAAGAACCCTGACGCCTTCGGCCGGATTTCAGGCCAGCTGCAAAAGCTGGGCATCGCCGATCCTGCGGGATTCTTCGAGAATCCGGAGCGCTACCGCGGACTGGCCGCGGAGAAAGCGGCTCGCATCGCAGAAAAATACGCCGCGCTGATGAAGAGCGCGGAAAAAAAGAACTAA